Within Longimicrobiaceae bacterium, the genomic segment GCCACGCACGTGCTGCACGGCCGCGCCCGCCTGCGCTACACCAACCGCTCGCGCACGCCGCTGGACACCATCTACGTCCACCAGCACCTCAACGCCTTCCGGCCCAACAGCGCCTGGGCGCGCCGCGAGCTGCAGAGCGGCAACCGGCGCTTCCAGGAACTGGGGCCGGACGATTACGCCTACGAGCGCTTCACGTCGGTGTCGGTGGATGGACGTGCGGTGCAGGCCGTCTACCCGGGCGCGCCGGATTCCACCGTGTCCGCCATCGCGCTCGCCTCGCCGCTGGCGCCGGGCGCGTCCGCGACGCTGGTGATGGACTGGGATGCGCGCCTCTCCACGCTGGCCCGGCGGCAGGGGCGCCGCGACCGGCACTACGACTGGGCGCAGTGGTATCCCCGCGTGGCCGTGTTCGACCGCCGCGGCTGGCAACAGCACGCTCTGATGCCGCAGGGCGAGTTCTACGGCGAGTTCGCCGCGTACGACGTGACCCTGGACGTGGCCGCCGACCAGGTGATCGGCGCGACCGGCGTGGCGGTGGAAGGCGACCCGGGCTGGACGGTGACGGACTTCGAGAAGGCCGCGTACGCCCCGCGCGCCGCGGAATCTCTCGCCCTGCTCTCGGGCGACGCGGGCGCGGGCCGCAAGCGCGTCCGCTTCCGCGCGGAGAACGTGCACCACTTCGCGTGGAGCAACGACCCCGGCTACCGGCACGACGTGGTGGTCCGCTCGCAGATGAACGACGCGGGCGAGAGCGGCGGCCTGCCCAGCATCCACGTCCTCTACCAGCCCGGCGACACCGCCTGGGGAGAGGGCGTCGCCTCGCACCGCACGTACGAGGCGCTGGCGTGGCTGCAGGGCGTGTTCGGGCCGTACCCGTGGCCGCAGCTCACCAACCTGCACCGCATAGAGAGCGGCGGCACCGAGTTCCCGATGATGGTGATGAACGGCTCCAACTCCGAGAGCCTGATCGTGCACGAGGTCGCGCACCAGTACACGCACGGCGCGCTGGCCAACAACGAGTGGCGCGAGGGCTGGCTGGACGAGGGCTTCGCCACCTTCCTCACCAACTGGTTCTACGAGTCGCGCGGGCAGCAGGACGTGTGGAAGCAGAGCATGGAGGCGCTGGCCACGATGGAGCGCGCGAACAAGGCACAGCCCGTGGGGCTGGAGGGCGCCGCGTTCCGCGACCCGCGCACGTACAGCATCATGACCTACACCAAGGGCTCGGTGGTGCTGCGCATGCTGCGCGACCTGGTGGGCGAAGACGTGTTCCGCCGCGCCATGCGCGAGTACTACGCGCAGCACAAGCTCCAGCACGTCACCGAAGACGACCTGCGCCGCGCGGTGGAGCACGCCAGCGGGCGCGACCTGGGCTGGTTCTTCGCCCAGTGGATCGACCGCGACGACAAGCTGGACTACGGCATCCTGCGCGCGGAGTCGCACCGCACCCGCCGCGGGTGGGAGACCACGGTAGACGTGGTGCGGATGGGAGATGCGTGGATGCCCGTGACGCTGAAGGTGAACGACGTCACGCGCACCTTCACCTCGCGCGACCGGGTGCAGACCGTCACCGTAGTCACGCCCGACAAGCCGGCGGGCGTGGAGGTCGACCCGCGCCACCTGCTGCTGGACTTCGACCCCAGCAACGACCGACGGGCCATCCCGTGACCGCATCGCCCGCCCCGCCCCGCCCTCCACGGGGGCGGGGCTGATGCTTTACGTCTACGTTGCGCTGGGCGGCGCGCTGGGGGCGGTCGTCCGCTTCGCGCTGGGAAGCTGGGTTCTGCACCACGCGGGCGACGGCTTCCCGTGGCCCACGCTGCTCATCAACGTCACCGGCTCGCTGCTGCTGGGCTGGCTGCTCCGCACCTTCCCGGCGGCCGACGCGGCGCCGGTGGCCCGCGCGCTCCTCGCCGTCGGCTTCTGCGGCGCGTACACCACCTTCAGCACTTTCGGCTACGAGACGCTGACGCTGCTGGAGGCCCGCTCCTACGCCGCGGCCGCGGGGTACGTCGCATCCAGCGTCCTCCTCGGCCTCGCCGCCGTAGCCACCGGCGCCTGGCTCGCCGCCCGCACCGCCGGCTGAGCCGGTCCGACGATCCGAGATCGCCTCGGTAGGGGGGCACCTGTGTGTGCCTCCGCGGTTCAGTTCGCACCTCTCCCACGGCCCAGCGAAGGTTCTCGCATCCCGAACCAGAGGCCGACACGCAGGTCGGCCCCTACCGGTCCGCGGCTTGGTGGCCACTCCCGACTTCCCGAAAACCGTCCATGAAGATTCCCGATTTCGAGCTGGAGCGGTTCTTCGCGGAGTGGGAGTTCGCGGCGCCGCACCTGCTGTGCGCGTCGGACGTGCAGGGGTGGGCCATGCGCGACCTACTCGCGCTGGCGGACGAGGAGATGCGGGAGATGTGGGACGGGCTGACGCTGGGCTACACCGAAGCGCCCGGCCACCCGCTCCTGCGCCGCGAGATCGCATCGCTCTACGACGGCGTCGCGGCGGACGACGTGCTGGTGTTCGCGGGGGCGGAGGAGGCCATCTTCGCCGCCATGAACGTGCTCGTCGGCGACGGAGACCGCGCGGTCGCCACCTGGCCCGCGTACCAGTCGCTCATCGAGGTGGCGCGCGCCGCGGGCGCAGACGTGGACCTGCTCCGCCTGCGCCACGAAGACGGCTGGCGCGTGGACACGGACGAGCTGCGCCGCCTCGTCCGGCCCGGTTCGCGCGTGGTGACCGTCAACTTCCCGCACAACCCCACGGGCGCGCTGCCGGACGCCGCGACCTTCCGCGAGGTCGCCGCCATCGCGGAGGAAGCGGGCGCGCATCTCTTCTCCGACGAGGTCTACCGCTACCTGGAGCCCACGCCGGCGGACCGGCTTCCGGCCGCGGTCGAGGCCAGCGAGCGCGGCATCAGCCTGGGCGTCATGTCTAAGTCGTTCGCGCTCGCCGGCCTCCGCATCGGCTGGATCGCGTGCCGCGACCGGGCGCTGCTGGGCAGGCTGGCGGCGTTCAAGGACTACACGACCATCTGCTCCAGCGCGCCCAGCGAGGTGCTGGCGATCATCGCACTGCGGGCGCGCGAGCGGGTTCTGGAGCGCACGGCGTCCATCGTCCGGCCCAACCTCGCGCTGCTGGACGACTTCTTCGCGCGGTGGGCAGGCGTGCTGGAGTGGGTGCGCCCGCGCGGCGGCAGCACCGCCTTCCCGCGCTTCGTGGTGGACGCGCCCATCGATGCCCTCGCCGCCGACCTGCGCGAGAAGGCCGGCGTCCTCATCCTTCCCGGCACGCTGCTGGGGCACGGCGGCAACCACTTCCGCATCGGCTTCGGACGCACGAACATGCCCGAGGCGCTCGCCCGCTTCGACGGGTACCTCGCCGCGCGCTTCGGCCACCCGTAGCGCCCTGCATCCGCCGGTGACGAGTCCGGCGAGCGGAGGGCGCAAGATGATCGAGCGGCTGGGGCGGATCGTCTCCCGTCCCGCGGGCTTCCGCGCATCTCCATACATCCACAAGCCGACTTTTTTGGACCCGCGTGGGTACGGAACCTGCTGTCGGCGCTGCGCCAACCATCAGCAGAATCCCGGGCCGTTCTGCGCTCGGCCGCACCGAACTGGCCGCGCCCTTTAACGGCCGCGGCGGACACACGGAAGATCACCAGCTACGCACATCTCACGTCCGCCGGCCCTCCGCCGTGGAGACGCCGGCACGGCGCGGACCGCGACTGCGGAGCCGCGGCCATCCACCGCGTGCCGAGGGGCGCGCCGCCAGGGAGGATCCATGCGCAAGCTGAAGCTCGACATCGACGGGCTGGACGTGCAGTCGTTCGTCACGGGTGGCGAGATGGGCCGCTCGGGCACCGTGCACGGCCAGTTCGTCACGGCAGACACCGACACCTGCACGCAGGGGGCGGAATGCCACACCGGCGGGAGCGGGAGTCTCAGCGGTGGTGTGAGCTACGACTGCCCGGACACCCAGCGCTACTACAGCTGCGACCCCGCCGTATGCGGCCTCTACACGCAGAATTGCACCGCCTACGCAAGCTGCAACGCCACCTGCACGACCTGAGCGGAACCGCTTCGCGATGCCGGGGACGGATGCGCGGGGGCGTGTCCGCCCTTTCCACGCGCCAAGGCGGAAGCTGAAGCTGGACGCGGAGACCTTGGAAGTGCAGTCGTTCTCCACCGCGAACGCCGCCCCCGCCCGCCCCGGCACGGTGCAGGGCCAGCTGATCCCCGCCGACACGCACGACTGCTACTACACGGCGGCGAGTGCGGCCACGGCGGGAGCGGCTCGGCCGGCGGATACACGTACACGTGCCCGCCCACCGGCGGCGCCAACACGTGCGACCCGTACGCCTGCGGCACCGACTACACCGTGAACGTCACCTGCTGGAACGCCTGCGGCGCATAGTCGCGAAGCCGGTAGATGGACGACGAGCCGGACGCGCACCCTCGCGTCCGACCCGTCTGTGTTCGTCGCGTGAGATGCGGATCATCACACCGTCGCCTTCCGCCGCACCGCCGCGGATGTGCCGAGGACGGCCGCCGCATCTCCCGCATCTCCCGCATCTCCCGCATCTCCCGCATCTCCCGCATCTACCGCATCTCCCGCATCTACCGCATCTACCGCATCTACCGCATCTACCGCATCTACCAAATCTACAGGTCCAGCTGCCAGGTCTGGCCGACCAGGTCGTGGCCGAAGCTGTGGTGCGGCTCCTCGTGCACCAGGCGGAAGCCTGCGGCCTCGTAGATCTTCCGCGCCGAGTGGAGCACGCTGTTCGTCCACAGCGTCACCTTCCCGTAGCCGGCCTCGCGCGCGAAGCGGATGCACTCGTCCACCAGCCGCCCGCCGATGCCCAGGCCGCGCGCGCTGGGCTCCACCAGCAGCAGCCGCAGCTTCGCCACCTCGGCGCTCGCGCGGACGAGGAAGACGGAGCCGGCGATCTGGCCGTCGCGCTCGGCCAGCCAGCAGCGCTCGCGCGCCGGGTCCAGGTCCTGGATGAACTTCGCGGCGATCTCCGCCACCAGCGCCTCGAACCGCTCGTCCCAGCCGTACTCCCGCGCGTACAACACGCCGTGCCGGTGGATCATCCAGCCCATGTCGCCGGGCCGGTGCGAGCGGAGCGTGAACGGCTCCGCGGGCGCCGGCGCGGGCCGCAGCACGCGCTCGATGGTCTCCATCGCCGCGGTGAGGCGTGCGTGGTCTGGAGATGGGAGGCGGCCCAGCATCTCCCGCACCTCGCGCCGCGAGCCCTCGTCCAGCGCGGCGAACGCGTCCTCGCCCGCAGGCGTGAGCGACAGGATCACACGGCGTCCATCGTCCGCGGCTGGCGTGCGCTCCACCAGTCCCGCATCGGCGAAGCGGCGGACGATGCGGCTCAGGTAGCCCGCATCCATGCCCAGGTCGCGGCACAGCTCCGCCGCCGTCGTACCGCCGCGGGTGGCGACCTCGTACATCACCCGCGCCTCCGCCAGCGTGAACGGACTCGCCGCCAGCCGGTCCGTCAGCACGCCAATGCGCTGCGTGTAGAACCGGTTGAACCTCCGCACCGCCTGCACCGCGTCTTCGGAATCGTTGGTCTGCGCTTGCATCTGAACGCACCTCGGGGATAGTCGCGGCTTCCCGCGTAAGCGAGACGGGAAGGCAGGATCGCACCGCCCACGGAGCCGGCTCGGCCCGTATCCTATCTGATCTACTTGACGGAGTCAACAAACTCTCGACGGATCATCCACGACGTTTTCCGGTAAGAGGCGCGCTTGCATGGGCTCCAATCCAATCGCGGCCTCGAACCTGCCACGCGACCCGCGGCGGCCGGAGAGCGGCCGCGTTTCTTTCAGGTGCGACGAGTGATGACGAAGCGGAGGCGGAGGGCGCGGGCCCGGCTGCGTGCCTGGCGGCTGCGGAAGGCGGTGACGGCGGCGCGTTCACGCACGTCCGAGCGGCTGGTGCGCACTCGCGAGGGCACCGCCGCGGCGGCGGACCGCGGCTGGACGGCGGCGCTCGCCCGCTTCGAGGCGCTGAAGCTGAGCGAGAACACCATCCTGCTCTCGTTCGCCGTGGCGATCGGGCTGGTGGGCGCGCTGGGCGTGATCGCCTTCTACCGGCTGATCGACCTGGCGTACACCGTCTTCTACCGCTGGACGGGCGAGTTCGTGGGCACTGCCGCGCTGGCCGTGTACCGCCCGCTCATCACCGCGGCGGGCTTCACGGTCGCGTGGGCGCTCGTGCGCGGCCTGCGCGGGCGCGAGGGCGGCGAGAACGTGGCCGCGGTGCAGCTCGCCATCGCCCGCCGCCAGGGCGAGGTGCCGCTGCGTCCGTCCGCGGTACGCATCGCCGCGGCGGCGGTCACGCTGGGCTCCGGCGGCTCGGCGGGGAGCGAGGGGCCGGTGGCGGTGCTGGGCGCCACGGTGGGCTCCACGCTGGGGCGGCTCTTCCGCTTCGACCCGCAGCGCGTGAAGGTGATGGTGGGCGCGGGCGCCGCGGCCGGCATCTCCGCCTCGTTCAACGCGCCGCTCGCCGGGGCGTTCTTCGCGCTGGAAGACATCCTGGGCTCCTTCTCCGTCGGCTCGTTCTCGCCCGTGGTGGTGAGCAGCGTGGTCGCCGCCGTGGTCTCTCGCGCGGCGCTGGGGAATCATCCCGCGTTCCCCATCCCCATCGCGTACGGCTTCACGCTGCGGCGCGAGGTCTTCCTCTTCTACCCGTTGCTGGGCATCGTGTCCGGGCTGGTCTCCGTGCTCTTCGTCCGCACCTTCTTTGCCGTGGAGGCGCAGGCGAAGCGCGTGCGCGGCCCGGCGTGGCTGCTGCCCGTGCTGGGCGGCACCGTGGTGGGCCTGCTGGTGTGGAGCACGGGCGGGATCCTGGTGGGCTACGGGCACCTGGCCGTGCGGCTCCAGGTGTTCGGGCGGATGGCGTGGACGGCGCTGGCGCTGCTCGCGTTCGCCAAGATCGTGGCGACGGCCCTCACCATGGGCACCGGCGGCACCGGCGGCGTGTTCACCCCGTCGCTGTACATCGGTGCGGCCACGGGCGGCGCGTTCGGCGTGGGGCTCGCGCAGCTCTTCCCCGCGCTGCACCTGCATCCCGAGGCGTACGCGCTGGTGGGCATGGGCGCCGTGGTGGGAGCCGCGGACGTAGACCAGCGCGGCCAGCGCGAGCAACCAGATGATGCCGAGCACGTAGGTGAGCACCCGCGCCTCGTGCGCGCCGGCCAGGTCCGCGGCGCCGCGCGCATGCATCCACGCCACGGCGCCGAACAGGACGACGCCGGCGAGCATGGCGCCCCGAATGATTGCGACGGAACGCGGGTTCAGAGGGCGAAGCGCAGGTTGGGTCATGCTGCTTTCGGTGGATGCGGAGCGTTCGTGCGCCTGAGGGGCGCTGCGGCGCGTCAATCTACGCGCAGCCACACCAGACGGAGGATGAGACGATGACGGACAGGCTCGCTACCGAGAAGTGCGTCCCCTGCCGCGGGGGCGAAGGCGCGCTCGACGCGGCGCAGACTGCGGAGCTGATGGCGTCGGTCCCCGGCTGGACGCTGGGCGAGAAGGACGGTGTGCCGCGCATCGAGCGCGTGTTCCGGTTCCCGGATTTCGCAACCGCGCTCGCCTTCACCAACCGCGTCGGCGCCGCGGCGGAGAAGGAAGGGCACCACCCCGCGCTGCTCACGGAGTGGGGCCGCGTGACCGTGACGTGGTGGACGCACGACGTCGGCGGCCTGCACCGCAACGACTTCGTCATGGCCGCGAAGGCCGACGAAGCCTACGCCTCCGCACCGTCGTAACACAATGTCCGCGGCGATCTTGCACCCGTTGGGGTGCAATTCATTGCATCCGCAGCTCTCCGCCGCGACCGTGCACCGCGCCGCTGCACATCTCCGTGCACGCATCGGCGCCGGCCCCGCGCATCTCCCGCTCGACCGCCGTTCGCCACCGGCGCCGTACATCTACCGTGCCGGGGAACGCTCCTCGTCCATCTTCCCGTCCTTCCAGTTCCACCAGAGCAGGCGCTCCGGCTCATGCTCGTGCTCGTCGTGCGAGGCGAAGTAGACGGCGCAGCGGAACACGTACAGCAGGCAGCGGTCCACGTGCATGCCCTGGATCTCGCAGGCGCGCTCGTACATCGCCTGCGGGTCCCGGCCGCGCAGGTCGTCCACGCGCCGGAAGCCCTGGTTCCACAGGTCGCGCGCGATGCTGGGGCCCACGCCCGGTATGCGCCGAAGGTCCCGCAGCGCCGCCTTCTCCTCCGCGGCAGATGTGCCCTCCGCCTTCTCCACAACCGGCATCACGGCCTCCTCTCGCCCGGGTTCGACCTCATCCACAGAAGCCCGCGTTACATGCGGTACGGCGGAGACACGTCCGCTGGTCGGACGACATCTCACGACCGAGCGTCGTCCGCGCCCTCAGCCTACGACGTTGCGGACGAAGCGGACGGGCGCGTCGCCGTGGTTCGCGTACGCATACGCCTGGTCCGATGGATAGGCGACGGAGCCGCCCTCCGCAACGTCCTCGCGGCCGCCCGCGCGCTCCAGCGTGAGCGTGCCGGACACGACGTAGAGCAGCTCGCGCATGCCCGCGCGGTCCGGCTCGGCGTCGTAGCGCTCGCCGGGGGCCAGGCTCCACTCCCACAGCTCCACGCTGCCCCGCGCGGGCACGCTCAGCAGCAACCGCGCGCGGCTCTCCGGGCTCGCGCCCTGCCACACCAGCACCGGCTCGGCCCCGCGCGCATCCGCCGTGCACGGGCGGACGAGGTCGGCGAAGGGCAGCCCCAGCGCGTGCGCCAAACGGTCCAGCGTGGCCAGGCTGACGTTGCTGTCGCCCGACTCCACCGCGGCGAGCATACGGCGGCTGACGACGGCCTTCTCGGCGAGCGCCTGCTGCGTCCAGCCCAGCGCGTGCCGGGCCGCGCGCAGGTTGGCGGCGACGTGATGCAGCAGCTCTTCGGAGGCTTCCAATCGAACCACCTGTGCAGTATGTTGCATCGAGCCGGAACATGCAATATATTGCGTGTCTGTAGATGCAGCCAGGTCATTTCAGATGGGAAGCGGGTGGGACGATGCGGGTGAGGGAAGCAGGTCAGGGAATCTCCGGCCTCCGGCGTGTGCTGGTGCGGCCGGAGCTGGTGCTGGTGCTGGTCACGTTCGTGTGGGGCAGCACCTTCTTCGTCACGCAGGTGATGCTGCGCGACACGGGCCCGTTCGCGATCCTGGCGGTCCGGTTCACGGTGGGCGCGGCGGCGCTCGCGCTGATGTTCCGGCGGCGCCTGAGCGGCCTGACGCGCGGCGAGGTACGGACCGGTGCCGTTATCGGCGTGGTGACGTTCGCGTCGTATGCGTTGCAGACGGCGGGCTTGCAGCACGTGACCAGCAGCCGGTCGGCGTTCATCACGTCGATGTACGTGCCCGTGGTGCCGTTGCTCCAGCTGGTGCTGCTTCGGCAGATGCCGCGCTGGGCGGCGTGGCTGGGGATCGCGGTGTCGTTCGCGGGCCTGCTGGTGCTCTCCGCGGGTGAGGGTGCCGCGGTCGCCATGGGCACGGGCGAGTGGCTGACGCTGGCCGGCGCGGTGATGGCCGCGCTCCAGATCGTGCTCCTGAGCCGCTGGGCCGCCGCAGCCGACCCCATGCGCCTGGCGCTCGTCCAGCTCTGCATCGTGGCCGCCGCCGCCATGCTC encodes:
- a CDS encoding helix-turn-helix domain-containing GNAT family N-acetyltransferase → MQAQTNDSEDAVQAVRRFNRFYTQRIGVLTDRLAASPFTLAEARVMYEVATRGGTTAAELCRDLGMDAGYLSRIVRRFADAGLVERTPAADDGRRVILSLTPAGEDAFAALDEGSRREVREMLGRLPSPDHARLTAAMETIERVLRPAPAPAEPFTLRSHRPGDMGWMIHRHGVLYAREYGWDERFEALVAEIAAKFIQDLDPARERCWLAERDGQIAGSVFLVRASAEVAKLRLLLVEPSARGLGIGGRLVDECIRFAREAGYGKVTLWTNSVLHSARKIYEAAGFRLVHEEPHHSFGHDLVGQTWQLDL
- a CDS encoding chloride channel protein, producing MTKRRRRARARLRAWRLRKAVTAARSRTSERLVRTREGTAAAADRGWTAALARFEALKLSENTILLSFAVAIGLVGALGVIAFYRLIDLAYTVFYRWTGEFVGTAALAVYRPLITAAGFTVAWALVRGLRGREGGENVAAVQLAIARRQGEVPLRPSAVRIAAAAVTLGSGGSAGSEGPVAVLGATVGSTLGRLFRFDPQRVKVMVGAGAAAGISASFNAPLAGAFFALEDILGSFSVGSFSPVVVSSVVAAVVSRAALGNHPAFPIPIAYGFTLRREVFLFYPLLGIVSGLVSVLFVRTFFAVEAQAKRVRGPAWLLPVLGGTVVGLLVWSTGGILVGYGHLAVRLQVFGRMAWTALALLAFAKIVATALTMGTGGTGGVFTPSLYIGAATGGAFGVGLAQLFPALHLHPEAYALVGMGAVVGAADVDQRGQREQPDDAEHVGEHPRLVRAGQVRGAARMHPRHGAEQDDAGEHGAPNDCDGTRVQRAKRRLGHAAFGGCGAFVRLRGAAARQSTRSHTRRRMRR
- a CDS encoding aminotransferase class I/II-fold pyridoxal phosphate-dependent enzyme: MKIPDFELERFFAEWEFAAPHLLCASDVQGWAMRDLLALADEEMREMWDGLTLGYTEAPGHPLLRREIASLYDGVAADDVLVFAGAEEAIFAAMNVLVGDGDRAVATWPAYQSLIEVARAAGADVDLLRLRHEDGWRVDTDELRRLVRPGSRVVTVNFPHNPTGALPDAATFREVAAIAEEAGAHLFSDEVYRYLEPTPADRLPAAVEASERGISLGVMSKSFALAGLRIGWIACRDRALLGRLAAFKDYTTICSSAPSEVLAIIALRARERVLERTASIVRPNLALLDDFFARWAGVLEWVRPRGGSTAFPRFVVDAPIDALAADLREKAGVLILPGTLLGHGGNHFRIGFGRTNMPEALARFDGYLAARFGHP
- a CDS encoding helix-hairpin-helix domain-containing protein; translated protein: MPVVEKAEGTSAAEEKAALRDLRRIPGVGPSIARDLWNQGFRRVDDLRGRDPQAMYERACEIQGMHVDRCLLYVFRCAVYFASHDEHEHEPERLLWWNWKDGKMDEERSPAR
- a CDS encoding M1 family metallopeptidase; translated protein: MKRHLLAPLAAAFLASAAAAQDAPYFQQGVDYRIEARLDEATHVLHGRARLRYTNRSRTPLDTIYVHQHLNAFRPNSAWARRELQSGNRRFQELGPDDYAYERFTSVSVDGRAVQAVYPGAPDSTVSAIALASPLAPGASATLVMDWDARLSTLARRQGRRDRHYDWAQWYPRVAVFDRRGWQQHALMPQGEFYGEFAAYDVTLDVAADQVIGATGVAVEGDPGWTVTDFEKAAYAPRAAESLALLSGDAGAGRKRVRFRAENVHHFAWSNDPGYRHDVVVRSQMNDAGESGGLPSIHVLYQPGDTAWGEGVASHRTYEALAWLQGVFGPYPWPQLTNLHRIESGGTEFPMMVMNGSNSESLIVHEVAHQYTHGALANNEWREGWLDEGFATFLTNWFYESRGQQDVWKQSMEALATMERANKAQPVGLEGAAFRDPRTYSIMTYTKGSVVLRMLRDLVGEDVFRRAMREYYAQHKLQHVTEDDLRRAVEHASGRDLGWFFAQWIDRDDKLDYGILRAESHRTRRGWETTVDVVRMGDAWMPVTLKVNDVTRTFTSRDRVQTVTVVTPDKPAGVEVDPRHLLLDFDPSNDRRAIP
- a CDS encoding XRE family transcriptional regulator, producing MEASEELLHHVAANLRAARHALGWTQQALAEKAVVSRRMLAAVESGDSNVSLATLDRLAHALGLPFADLVRPCTADARGAEPVLVWQGASPESRARLLLSVPARGSVELWEWSLAPGERYDAEPDRAGMRELLYVVSGTLTLERAGGREDVAEGGSVAYPSDQAYAYANHGDAPVRFVRNVVG
- a CDS encoding DMT family transporter, producing the protein MREAGQGISGLRRVLVRPELVLVLVTFVWGSTFFVTQVMLRDTGPFAILAVRFTVGAAALALMFRRRLSGLTRGEVRTGAVIGVVTFASYALQTAGLQHVTSSRSAFITSMYVPVVPLLQLVLLRQMPRWAAWLGIAVSFAGLLVLSAGEGAAVAMGTGEWLTLAGAVMAALQIVLLSRWAAAADPMRLALVQLCIVAAAAMLAMPLAGEGLPPLTAGVVGGGLGLGLLGTAFALGAMTWAQQTVAATRATVIYSMEPVWGGVIGALAGEAMTRSTVGGSVLIVAGVLISELRWRPARRTAVEAMPELGIEPVEAGRAAA
- the crcB gene encoding fluoride efflux transporter CrcB, whose amino-acid sequence is MLYVYVALGGALGAVVRFALGSWVLHHAGDGFPWPTLLINVTGSLLLGWLLRTFPAADAAPVARALLAVGFCGAYTTFSTFGYETLTLLEARSYAAAAGYVASSVLLGLAAVATGAWLAARTAG
- a CDS encoding 4a-hydroxytetrahydrobiopterin dehydratase; the encoded protein is MTDRLATEKCVPCRGGEGALDAAQTAELMASVPGWTLGEKDGVPRIERVFRFPDFATALAFTNRVGAAAEKEGHHPALLTEWGRVTVTWWTHDVGGLHRNDFVMAAKADEAYASAPS